One genomic region from Gossypium hirsutum isolate 1008001.06 chromosome D13, Gossypium_hirsutum_v2.1, whole genome shotgun sequence encodes:
- the LOC107937976 gene encoding casein kinase 1-like protein HD16: MDEFDSGGRSGDKGPGAEDEGSTAPLPEKVQVGSSPMYRIERKLGKGGFGQVYVGRRIGAGPGALEVALKFEHRSSKGCNYGPPYEWVVYNALGGSHGVPRVHYKGRQGDYYVMVMDMLGPSLWDVWNNNSHMMSIEMVACIAIEAISILEKMHSRGYVHGDVKPENFLLGTPGTPDEKKLFLVDLGLATRWRDSSSGQHVEYDQRPDVFRGTVRYASVHAHLGRTGSRRDDLESLAYTLIFLLRGRLPWQGYQGENKGFLVCKKKMATSPETLCCFCPLPFRQFVEYVVNLKFDEEPNYARYISLFDGIVGPNPDIRPINTDGAQKLIYQVGQKRGRLTMEEEEDEQPKKKVRMGMPATQWISVYNARRPMKQRYHYNVADVRLPQHIEKGNEDGLFISSVASCSNLWALIMDAGTGFTAQVYQLSPYFLHKEWIMEQWEKNYYISAIAGANNGSSLVVMSKGTQYLQQSYKVSDSFPFKWINKKWREGFYVTAMATAGSRWAIVMSRGAPFSDQVVELDFLYPSEGIHRRWDGGYRITSTAATWDQAAFVLSVPRRKPADETQETLRTSAFPSTHVKEKWAKNLYIASVCYGRTVS, translated from the exons ATGGACGAGTTCGATAGCGGCGGCCGTAGCGGTGATAAGGGCCCCGGGGCTGAAGATGAAGGAAGCACCGCTCCGCTTCCCGAGAAG GTTCAGGTAGGCAGTTCCCCAATGTATAGAATAGAAAGAAAACTGGGGAAAGGAGGCTTCGGGCAAGTATATGTTGGTCGACGAATTGGCGCTGGTCCTGGAGCTTTAGAG GTAGCTTTAAAATTTGAGCACAGAAGCAGCAAAGGATGTAATTATGGGCCACCATACGAGTGGGTAGTTTACAA TGCACTTGGTGGTAGCCATGGTGTCCCTCGAGTTCATTATAAGGGCCGGCAAGGTGACTACTATGTTATG GTTATGGATATGCTTGGACCTAGTTTATGGGATGTTTGGAATAATAACTCGCACAT GATGTCCATTGAAATGGTTGCATGTATAGCCATTGAGGCCATCTCAATCTTGGAGAAGATGCACTCCAGAGG ATATGTTCATGGAGATGTGAAACCTGAGAATTTCTTGCTTGGTACTCCAGGAACTCCGGATGAGAAAAAACTTTTTCTTGTTGACCTAGGATTAG CAACCAGGTGGCGAGATAGTTCAAGTGGTCAACATGTTGAGTACGATCAACGTCCAGATGTTTTCAG GGGAACTGTACGCTATGCTAGTGTGCATGCTCATCTCGGTAGAACTGGTAGCAGGAGAGATGATCTGGAGTCTCTGGCCTACACACTTATTTTTCTCCTCCGTGGTCGTTTACCTTGGCAAGGATATCAG GGTGAAAACAAAGGCTTTCTTGTTTGTAAGAAGAAGATGGCAACTTCCCCAGAAACTTTGTGTTGCTTTTGCCCTTTGCCTTTCAGACAGTTTGTTGAGTATGTGGTGAATTTGAAATTTGATGAGGAGCCAAATTATGCAAGATATATCTCTCTTTTCGACGGGATTGTTGGTCCAAACCCAGATATTAGACCAATAAATACTGATGGTGCTCAGAAG CTTATATATCAAGTAGGACAAAAGAGAGGAAGGTTAACAATGGAGGAGGAAGAGGATGAGCAGCCAAAGAAGAAGGTTCGGATGGGAATGCCTGCAACACAATGGATTAGTGTGTACAATGCTCGTAGGCCCATGAAGCAAAG ATATCATTACAATGTGGCAGATGTGAGGCTTCCCCAACATATCGAGAAAGGTAATGAAGATGGATTATTTATCAGCAGTGTGGCCTCTTGTTCAAACCTATGGGCTCTTATTATGGATGCTGGCACCGGCTTCACTGCTCAAGTTTATCAACTCTCACCATACTTTCTTCACAAG GAATGGATTATGGAGCAATGGGAAAAGAATTACTACATCAGTGCTATTGCAGGAGCAAATAATGGGAGTTCATTAGTTGTAATGTCTAAGG GGACCCAGTATTTACAGCAATCCTACAAAGTCAGTGATTCATTTCCCTTTAAGTGGATCAACAAAAAATGGAGGGAGGGTTTTTATGTGACTGCCATGGCCACTGCTGGAAGCAGATGGGCAATTGTCATGTCACGTGGTGCTCCATTTTCTGACCag GTTGTAGAGTTAGATTTTCTCTATCCTAGTGAAGGTATTCACAGGAGGTGGGACGGTGGCTATCGCATCACTTCAACTGCTGCAACTTGGGATCAAGCTGCTTTTGTTCTTAGCGTTCCTAGAAGAAAACCTGCAGATGAAACTCAGGAGACCCTTCGAACTTCTGCTTTTCCTAGCACTCATGTAAAG GAGAAATGGGCGAAGAATCTCTATATTGCATCAGTTTGTTATGGTCGAACTGTTTCATGA